The following proteins are encoded in a genomic region of Streptomyces sp. NBC_01723:
- the pgl gene encoding 6-phosphogluconolactonase — protein sequence MSETPQLVVHRDKELMAEAAAARLITKIVDAQASRGSASVVLTGGRNGNGLLAALAGSPARDAIDWSRLDLWWGDERFLPEGDPERNVTQARQALLDSVPLDPKRVHAMPASDGPHGADAEAAAAAYARELAEASVPENHAAVPSFDVLLLGVGPDTHVASLFPEHPGVRETERTVIGVHGSPKPPPTRVSLTLPAIRAAREVWLLAAGEDKANAVAMALSGAGEIQAPAAGAKGRARTLWLLDSAAASQLPRSLYPPASA from the coding sequence GTGAGCGAGACCCCTCAGCTGGTCGTGCACCGCGACAAGGAGCTGATGGCCGAGGCCGCCGCGGCCCGGCTGATCACGAAGATCGTGGACGCGCAGGCCTCCCGGGGCAGCGCGTCCGTGGTCCTCACCGGCGGGCGCAACGGCAACGGCCTGCTCGCGGCGCTCGCCGGGTCCCCGGCCCGGGACGCGATCGACTGGAGCCGTCTCGACCTGTGGTGGGGCGACGAGCGCTTCCTGCCCGAGGGCGACCCGGAGCGCAATGTCACCCAGGCACGCCAGGCGCTGCTGGACTCGGTGCCGCTGGACCCGAAGCGGGTGCACGCGATGCCGGCGTCCGACGGCCCGCACGGCGCCGACGCGGAGGCCGCTGCGGCGGCGTACGCGCGGGAGCTGGCCGAGGCGTCCGTCCCCGAGAACCACGCCGCGGTGCCGTCCTTCGACGTCCTGCTGCTGGGCGTCGGCCCGGACACGCACGTCGCCTCCCTGTTCCCGGAGCACCCGGGCGTGCGGGAGACGGAGCGCACCGTGATCGGCGTCCACGGCTCCCCCAAGCCGCCGCCCACCCGCGTCTCGCTCACCCTGCCCGCGATCCGCGCGGCCCGCGAGGTGTGGCTGCTCGCGGCGGGCGAGGACAAGGCGAACGCGGTCGCGATGGCCCTGTCGGGCGCGGGCGAGATCCAGGCCCCGGCGGCCGGCGCGAAGGGCCGCGCCCGCACCCTGTGGCTGCTGGACTCGGCGGCGGCGTCGCAGTTGCCGAGGTCGCTGTACCCGCCGGCGTCCGCCTAG
- a CDS encoding carbohydrate ABC transporter permease yields the protein MNAVRRYLGNGVVQAFLVLVGLVWMTPLAGLFLSSLRSAEETAEGGWWTALASPGQLSLDNYSALLGNSGITQAFWNTVLISVPTTVLVVVVGALAGYAFAWLDFPGREAIFLIVVALLVVPVQIGLLPVAKLFGQLGLFGTIPGVVLFHVAYGLPFAVFLLRNYFAEMPKEMLEAARMDGGTEWRIFIRLVLPVGRPAIASLAIFQFLWVWNDMLVALLFADSSAQPLTVELQSQIRQFGSNIDVLAPGAFLSLVVPVVVFFAFQRHFVQGVMAGSVK from the coding sequence ATGAACGCCGTCCGGCGGTATCTGGGCAACGGAGTCGTCCAGGCCTTCCTCGTGCTCGTCGGTCTCGTGTGGATGACGCCGCTGGCCGGGCTCTTCCTCTCCTCTCTCCGGTCGGCCGAGGAGACGGCTGAGGGCGGCTGGTGGACGGCGCTGGCCAGTCCCGGGCAGCTGTCCCTCGACAACTACTCGGCGCTGCTGGGCAACTCGGGCATCACCCAGGCCTTCTGGAACACGGTGCTGATCTCCGTGCCGACGACGGTGCTCGTCGTGGTCGTCGGGGCGCTCGCCGGGTACGCCTTCGCGTGGCTGGACTTCCCGGGGCGCGAGGCGATCTTCCTGATCGTCGTGGCGCTGCTGGTGGTGCCCGTGCAGATCGGGCTGCTGCCGGTCGCCAAGCTCTTCGGGCAGCTGGGGCTGTTCGGGACCATCCCGGGTGTGGTGCTGTTCCACGTGGCGTACGGGCTGCCGTTCGCGGTGTTCCTGCTGCGGAACTACTTCGCCGAGATGCCCAAGGAGATGCTGGAGGCCGCCCGCATGGACGGCGGCACCGAGTGGCGGATCTTCATCCGTCTGGTGCTGCCGGTGGGGCGGCCGGCCATCGCCAGCCTCGCCATCTTCCAGTTCCTGTGGGTGTGGAACGACATGCTGGTGGCGCTGCTGTTCGCGGACAGCTCGGCGCAGCCGCTGACCGTGGAACTCCAGTCGCAGATCCGGCAGTTCGGGAGCAACATCGACGTGCTGGCGCCGGGGGCCTTCCTGTCGCTCGTCGTGCCGGTGGTCGTGTTCTTCGCCTTCCAGCGGCACTTCGTGCAGGGGGTCATGGCGGGGTCGGTGAAGTGA
- a CDS encoding ABC transporter permease subunit — MTSTLVKEASPPTAPGPAPLRRPRRRRAAVALLFVLPALLLLGALVVYPVLFSVGRSFFDASGTRFVGGENYTEMFRDPATLKAIRNTAIWVVIAPTLLTGLGLILAVLVEKVRWATAFKLLLFMPMAVSFLAAGIIFRLAYDHDPDKGVLNAAVTGVHDAFADTASYPTARAREGQDGGLVKAADGAYRTSAGVSPGDTVALGLVGVGPDDLPSGTEPAYGAAGREAASGEVSGVVYLDFTPGGGGEQGRVDRRESGLPGMTVEAVRDGRTVATATTASDGSFRFESLADGSYTVELPASNFAPPYEGVSWLGPALVTPAIIGAYLWIWTGFAMVLIGAGLSSLPRDALEAARMDGANEWQIFRRITVPLLAPVLTVVFITLVINVMKVFDLVYIIAPGPVQEDATVLATQMWLVSFGGGNNQGLGSALGVLLLLLVVPAMVFNVRRFKRSQR; from the coding sequence ATGACCTCGACCCTGGTGAAAGAGGCGAGCCCGCCCACCGCCCCCGGACCGGCGCCGCTGCGGCGCCCCCGGCGGCGCCGGGCGGCCGTCGCCCTGCTCTTCGTCCTCCCCGCGCTGCTCCTGCTCGGCGCGCTCGTCGTCTACCCCGTGCTGTTCTCCGTCGGCCGCAGCTTCTTCGACGCCTCGGGGACGCGCTTCGTGGGCGGCGAGAACTACACCGAGATGTTCCGCGACCCGGCCACCCTCAAGGCCATCCGCAACACGGCGATCTGGGTCGTGATCGCACCCACGCTGCTGACCGGCCTCGGCCTGATCCTCGCCGTCCTGGTCGAGAAGGTCCGCTGGGCCACCGCCTTCAAGCTGCTGCTCTTCATGCCGATGGCGGTCTCCTTCCTCGCCGCCGGCATCATCTTCCGGCTCGCCTACGACCACGACCCGGACAAGGGCGTCCTCAACGCCGCCGTGACCGGCGTCCACGACGCCTTCGCCGACACCGCCTCCTACCCGACCGCGCGGGCGCGCGAGGGACAGGACGGCGGCCTGGTCAAGGCGGCGGACGGCGCGTACCGGACGAGTGCCGGCGTGTCCCCCGGAGACACCGTGGCGCTCGGACTGGTCGGGGTGGGGCCCGACGACCTGCCGTCCGGCACGGAGCCGGCGTACGGCGCGGCCGGGCGCGAGGCGGCGTCCGGTGAGGTGAGCGGTGTCGTCTACCTGGACTTCACGCCCGGCGGGGGAGGGGAGCAGGGCAGGGTGGACCGGCGCGAGAGCGGGCTGCCCGGAATGACGGTCGAGGCCGTGCGCGACGGACGTACGGTCGCCACCGCCACCACCGCGTCCGACGGCTCCTTCCGCTTCGAGTCGCTGGCCGACGGCTCGTACACCGTCGAGCTGCCCGCCTCGAACTTCGCCCCGCCCTACGAGGGCGTCTCCTGGCTCGGGCCCGCGCTGGTCACGCCCGCGATCATCGGGGCGTACCTGTGGATCTGGACCGGGTTCGCGATGGTGCTGATCGGCGCCGGCCTGTCCTCGCTGCCGCGCGACGCGCTGGAGGCGGCGCGGATGGACGGCGCGAACGAGTGGCAGATCTTCCGGCGGATCACCGTGCCGCTGCTGGCGCCGGTGCTCACGGTCGTCTTCATCACCCTCGTCATCAACGTGATGAAGGTCTTCGACCTCGTCTACATCATCGCGCCCGGGCCGGTGCAGGAGGACGCGACGGTGCTCGCGACGCAGATGTGGCTGGTGTCGTTCGGCGGCGGCAACAACCAGGGGCTCGGCAGCGCGCTGGGCGTACTGCTCCTGCTGCTCGTCGTCCCGGCCATGGTCTTCAACGTCCGCCGCTTCAAGAGGAGTCAGCGATGA
- a CDS encoding ABC transporter substrate-binding protein, which translates to MMRRRSTLLTGCTALVLALGATACGGGGPVSAGGGDKALSGQSVTVAGVWSGTEQENFQKVLDAFTEKTGAKTSFVSTGDNVSTVVGSKIEGGNAPDVVMVPQVGVLQQFAAKGWLKPLSKTAQQSVDSNFANVWKSYGSVDGTLYGLYFKAAHKSTVWYSPDALAQAGVEPPKTYDEMLKAGQTVSDSGLAAFSVAGQDGWTLTDWFENVYLSQAGPEKYDALAAHELKWTDASVVEALTTLGKLFKDKQLIQGGQKGALNTDFPGSVEKVFGPKPEAGMVYEGDFVAGVAKDQFGKEIGKDADFFPFPAVAGGEAPVVSGGDAAVVLKDGKNSKAGTALLEYLATPEAAAVWAEAGGFLSPNKKLDLASYGDDVSRATAKSLVGAGDSVRFDMSDQAPAAFGGTKGTGEWKILQDFLRDPSDPKATAAQLEAAAAKAYKG; encoded by the coding sequence ATGATGCGACGACGTTCCACCCTGCTCACCGGCTGCACCGCCCTCGTACTCGCCCTCGGCGCGACCGCCTGCGGCGGCGGCGGACCCGTCTCGGCCGGCGGCGGCGACAAGGCGCTCAGCGGCCAGTCCGTCACCGTCGCCGGGGTCTGGTCCGGCACCGAACAGGAGAACTTCCAGAAGGTGCTGGACGCCTTCACCGAGAAGACCGGCGCCAAGACCTCGTTCGTCTCCACCGGCGACAACGTCTCCACCGTCGTCGGCAGCAAGATCGAGGGCGGCAACGCCCCCGACGTCGTGATGGTCCCGCAGGTCGGCGTGCTCCAGCAGTTCGCCGCGAAGGGCTGGCTGAAGCCGCTGTCCAAGACGGCCCAGCAGTCCGTGGACAGCAACTTCGCGAACGTCTGGAAGTCGTACGGCAGCGTCGACGGCACCCTCTACGGCCTCTACTTCAAGGCCGCCCACAAGTCGACCGTCTGGTACAGCCCCGACGCCCTCGCCCAGGCCGGGGTCGAGCCGCCGAAGACCTACGACGAGATGCTGAAGGCCGGGCAGACCGTCTCCGACTCCGGGCTCGCCGCCTTCTCGGTCGCCGGGCAGGACGGCTGGACGCTGACCGACTGGTTCGAGAACGTCTACCTCTCCCAGGCGGGACCGGAGAAGTACGACGCCCTGGCCGCCCACGAACTGAAGTGGACCGACGCCAGCGTGGTCGAGGCGCTCACCACCCTCGGTAAGCTCTTCAAGGACAAGCAGCTCATCCAGGGCGGCCAGAAGGGCGCCCTGAACACCGACTTCCCGGGCTCCGTGGAGAAGGTCTTCGGCCCGAAGCCCGAGGCCGGCATGGTCTACGAGGGCGACTTCGTCGCCGGGGTGGCCAAGGACCAGTTCGGCAAGGAGATCGGCAAGGACGCCGACTTCTTCCCGTTCCCCGCGGTCGCCGGCGGTGAGGCGCCGGTGGTCAGCGGCGGTGACGCGGCCGTCGTCCTCAAGGACGGCAAGAACTCCAAGGCCGGAACGGCGCTCCTGGAGTACCTCGCGACGCCGGAGGCCGCGGCCGTGTGGGCCGAGGCGGGCGGCTTCCTCTCCCCGAACAAGAAGCTCGACCTCGCCTCCTACGGCGACGACGTCAGCAGGGCCACCGCCAAGTCCCTGGTGGGAGCCGGGGACTCGGTCCGCTTCGACATGTCCGACCAGGCACCGGCGGCCTTCGGCGGCACCAAGGGCACGGGCGAGTGGAAGATCCTCCAGGACTTCCTGCGCGACCCGTCCGACCCGAAGGCGACCGCCGCGCAGCTGGAGGCCGCGGCGGCCAAGGCCTACAAGGGCTGA
- a CDS encoding glycoside hydrolase family 13 protein produces MNRHHWWRDAVIYQVYVRSFLDSTGDGVGDLAGVRAGLPYLRKLGVDGIWLSPFYPSPQHDHGYDVADYRGVDPLFGDLDEFDALVAAARRLGVRVLLDIVPNHCSSEHPWFREALAAEPGSPARARFHFADGRGPDGDEPPNNWHAMFGGPAWTRVTEPDGRPGQWYLHMFTPEQPDWNWRTPEVAAEFDRILRFWLDRGVDGFRIDVAAGLYKHPDLPDSPDPEADARTRDSVNPLAWNQPEVHDVWRQWRAVCEEYADRDGRERLLVGEVSVPSAREHARYVRPDELHQAFFFDLLGAPWDPDAFRKVISEAMQDIAGTGSTVTWVLNNHDQVRTVTRYGEPATDGSGRGPGTKTPPAGQTAGSPHQALGTARARAAALLMLALPGAAYIYQGEELGLPEVVDLPDDVLTDPIFRRTGSRARVRDGCRVPLPWSGQASPFGFTSGDGSAKPWLPQPEYFAEYATDRALADTRSFWHLYRDGLQLRGDLPQLGEGTLRWLDTPPGVLAFVRGDGLVCAVNFGTAPTPAPVSGTPLLSSGPCPAGSLPGSTAAWWIADL; encoded by the coding sequence GTGAACAGGCACCACTGGTGGCGTGACGCGGTGATCTACCAGGTCTACGTCCGCAGCTTTCTCGACAGCACCGGCGACGGGGTCGGCGATCTCGCCGGGGTCCGGGCCGGACTGCCGTATCTGCGCAAGCTCGGCGTGGACGGGATCTGGCTGAGCCCCTTCTATCCGTCGCCGCAGCACGACCACGGCTACGACGTCGCCGACTACCGCGGGGTCGACCCGCTCTTCGGCGACCTCGACGAGTTCGACGCGCTGGTCGCCGCGGCCCGGCGCCTCGGCGTCCGGGTGCTGCTGGACATCGTCCCCAACCACTGCTCCAGCGAGCACCCGTGGTTCCGCGAGGCCCTCGCCGCCGAGCCCGGCAGCCCGGCCCGCGCCCGCTTCCACTTCGCCGACGGCCGCGGCCCGGACGGCGACGAGCCGCCCAACAACTGGCACGCCATGTTCGGCGGCCCGGCCTGGACCCGCGTGACGGAGCCCGACGGCCGGCCCGGCCAGTGGTACCTGCACATGTTCACGCCCGAGCAGCCGGACTGGAACTGGCGCACCCCCGAGGTCGCCGCCGAGTTCGACCGGATACTCCGCTTCTGGCTGGACCGCGGGGTCGACGGCTTCCGCATCGACGTCGCCGCCGGCCTCTACAAGCACCCGGACCTGCCGGACTCCCCGGACCCGGAGGCCGACGCCCGCACCCGCGACTCGGTCAACCCGCTCGCCTGGAACCAGCCCGAGGTGCACGACGTGTGGCGCCAGTGGCGCGCGGTGTGCGAGGAGTACGCCGACCGCGACGGCCGCGAACGCCTCCTGGTCGGCGAGGTGTCCGTCCCGTCGGCCCGCGAACACGCGCGCTACGTCCGCCCCGACGAACTCCACCAGGCCTTCTTCTTCGACCTGCTCGGCGCCCCCTGGGACCCCGACGCGTTCCGCAAGGTCATCTCCGAGGCCATGCAGGACATCGCCGGGACCGGCTCCACGGTCACCTGGGTCCTCAACAACCACGACCAGGTCCGCACCGTCACCCGCTACGGCGAACCCGCCACCGACGGCAGCGGACGAGGGCCTGGTACGAAGACCCCGCCCGCCGGGCAGACGGCGGGGTCTCCGCACCAGGCCCTCGGCACCGCCCGCGCCCGCGCCGCCGCCCTGCTGATGCTGGCGCTGCCCGGGGCCGCGTACATCTACCAGGGCGAGGAACTGGGCCTGCCCGAGGTCGTCGACCTGCCCGACGACGTGCTCACCGACCCGATCTTCCGCCGTACCGGCAGCCGGGCCCGGGTCCGCGACGGCTGCCGGGTGCCGCTGCCCTGGTCGGGACAGGCGTCCCCGTTCGGCTTCACCTCGGGCGACGGGAGCGCCAAGCCCTGGCTGCCGCAGCCGGAGTACTTCGCCGAGTACGCCACCGACCGCGCCCTCGCCGACACCCGCTCCTTCTGGCACCTCTACCGCGACGGCCTCCAGCTCCGGGGCGACCTGCCCCAGCTGGGGGAGGGCACCCTGCGCTGGCTGGACACCCCGCCCGGCGTCCTCGCGTTCGTCCGCGGCGACGGACTGGTCTGCGCCGTCAACTTCGGCACCGCCCCGACGCCCGCGCCGGTCTCCGGCACCCCGCTGCTGAGCAGCGGCCCCTGCCCGGCCGGCTCCCTGCCCGGCTCCACCGCCGCCTGGTGGATCGCCGACCTCTGA
- a CDS encoding ABC transporter substrate-binding protein, with product MRWIHAAGRGLLVLVVLLTGYVASGARADVGAGSGRGPLTLATAGDLTGYLGPLLEGWNRDHPDEKVTLVELPDSADETRAQMATDLRDGDRHRFDVLNIDVNWTSEFAAAGWIRPLPRDRFPLGTFLPPVVDTATYDGRLYAVPYVTNAGLLLYRKDVLAAEGVPPPRTWAELERYAGTLAPKHGLDGYAGQFLPYEGLTVNAAEAVYSAGGSILGDEGERVTVDSAAAREGIGFLARGVREGWIPRDALTYKEEESKQAFQDGRLLFLRNWPYAYVGASAEDSKIAGKVGAVPLPGPDGPGASVLGGSNLAVGTHARHPDSAARLIAYLTSERVQRQVLTRGALPPVRADLYEDPRLVEAFPYLPTLRESVLAAAPRPKSPRYDQVSLAVQAVVHDAMTGRQAPEAAVRRLARELAAISHR from the coding sequence ATGCGGTGGATCCACGCCGCCGGTAGGGGCCTTCTCGTCCTGGTGGTGCTCCTGACCGGCTACGTCGCCTCGGGCGCCCGCGCCGACGTGGGTGCCGGGAGCGGGCGCGGACCGCTCACGCTGGCCACCGCCGGTGACCTCACCGGTTACCTCGGCCCGCTGCTGGAGGGCTGGAACCGCGACCATCCCGACGAGAAGGTCACCCTCGTCGAACTGCCCGACTCCGCCGACGAGACCCGCGCGCAGATGGCCACCGACCTGCGCGACGGCGACCGGCACCGCTTCGACGTCCTCAACATCGACGTCAACTGGACCTCCGAGTTCGCCGCCGCGGGCTGGATACGCCCGCTGCCCCGCGACCGCTTCCCGCTCGGCACCTTCCTGCCGCCGGTCGTCGACACCGCGACCTACGACGGGCGGCTGTACGCCGTCCCGTACGTCACCAACGCCGGCCTCCTCCTCTACCGCAAGGACGTCCTCGCGGCGGAGGGCGTCCCGCCGCCGCGCACCTGGGCCGAGCTGGAGCGGTACGCCGGGACCCTCGCCCCGAAGCACGGGCTCGACGGCTACGCGGGGCAGTTCCTGCCCTACGAGGGCCTCACCGTCAACGCGGCCGAGGCCGTGTACTCGGCCGGCGGCAGCATCCTCGGCGACGAGGGCGAACGCGTCACCGTGGACTCGGCGGCGGCCCGCGAGGGCATCGGGTTCCTGGCCCGCGGGGTGCGCGAGGGCTGGATACCCAGGGACGCGCTGACCTACAAGGAGGAGGAGTCCAAGCAGGCCTTCCAGGACGGCCGCCTGCTCTTCCTGCGCAACTGGCCCTACGCCTACGTGGGCGCCTCCGCCGAGGACTCGAAGATCGCCGGAAAGGTCGGCGCGGTGCCGCTGCCCGGCCCCGACGGGCCCGGCGCGAGCGTCCTGGGCGGCTCCAACCTCGCCGTCGGCACCCACGCCCGGCACCCCGACTCGGCCGCGCGCCTCATCGCGTACCTGACCAGCGAGCGCGTTCAGCGCCAGGTCCTCACGCGCGGCGCGCTGCCGCCCGTACGGGCCGACCTCTACGAGGACCCCCGGCTCGTCGAGGCGTTCCCGTATCTGCCGACCCTGCGCGAGAGCGTGCTCGCCGCCGCCCCGCGCCCCAAGAGCCCGCGCTACGACCAGGTCAGCCTGGCCGTGCAGGCGGTCGTGCACGACGCGATGACCGGGCGGCAGGCGCCCGAGGCGGCGGTGCGCCGGCTGGCGCGCGAACTGGCCGCGATCTCCCACCGCTGA
- a CDS encoding PadR family transcriptional regulator, whose protein sequence is MRLHLLALLARGPAHGYELKQDLEQLLGSAYPQPNVGQIYVTLGRLEKTGLIEGEDIEQSSRPNKKVYHLTEAGRDELRAWYEETADEPRVRDEFFMKLALAPQTGLADQVALINKQRRQYLNTMRQLSKLAAAEDRDNRVAHLLIEGAMLHLQADLDWLERCQEELEELE, encoded by the coding sequence GTGCGCCTGCACCTTCTGGCCCTTCTGGCCCGCGGACCGGCCCACGGCTACGAGCTGAAGCAGGACCTTGAGCAACTGCTGGGCTCCGCGTACCCTCAGCCGAACGTCGGCCAGATCTACGTCACCCTCGGCCGCCTCGAGAAGACGGGACTGATCGAGGGCGAGGACATCGAGCAGTCGAGCCGGCCCAACAAGAAGGTCTACCACCTCACCGAGGCCGGGCGCGACGAGCTGCGGGCCTGGTACGAGGAGACGGCGGACGAGCCGCGGGTGCGGGACGAGTTCTTCATGAAGCTCGCCCTGGCTCCGCAGACGGGGCTCGCCGACCAGGTCGCCCTCATCAACAAGCAGCGGCGGCAGTATCTGAACACGATGCGGCAGCTGTCGAAGCTGGCCGCCGCCGAAGACCGCGACAACCGCGTCGCCCACCTCCTCATCGAGGGCGCGATGCTGCACCTGCAGGCCGACCTCGACTGGCTGGAACGGTGCCAGGAAGAGCTGGAGGAGCTGGAGTGA
- a CDS encoding ABC transporter ATP-binding protein — translation MSEDEAPVLRAEGLVKTHHGEGAPAHAVRGVGLSVRRGEFVAITGPSGAGKSTLLHLLGGLQRPDAGSLWLDGACTDRYSEARWAVERRKRIGIVFQFFNLVSDLSVADNVELPALLAGVPPKRARAEREELLAELGLAGKERSMPGELSGGEQQRVALARALVNHPPLLLADEPAGSLDSKGTREVMRLLTRFHQRGQTILLVTHDARLASAADRVISFFDGRIADDAELDAGPPPSRRSGTSAVLELKD, via the coding sequence GTGAGCGAGGACGAGGCTCCCGTGCTGCGCGCCGAGGGCCTGGTCAAGACGCATCACGGCGAGGGCGCCCCGGCACACGCCGTGCGCGGGGTCGGGCTGTCCGTGCGGCGGGGCGAGTTCGTGGCGATCACCGGGCCGTCCGGCGCCGGGAAGTCGACGCTGCTGCATCTGCTCGGCGGGCTCCAGCGGCCGGACGCCGGGAGCCTCTGGCTGGACGGCGCGTGCACGGACCGGTACAGCGAGGCGCGCTGGGCGGTCGAGCGCAGGAAGCGCATCGGGATCGTCTTCCAGTTCTTCAACCTGGTCTCCGACCTGTCCGTCGCCGACAACGTCGAGCTGCCCGCCCTGCTCGCCGGGGTGCCGCCCAAGCGGGCGCGCGCCGAGCGGGAGGAGCTGCTGGCCGAGCTGGGCCTGGCGGGCAAGGAGCGCAGCATGCCCGGTGAGTTGTCCGGCGGCGAGCAGCAGCGGGTGGCGCTCGCCCGGGCGCTGGTCAACCATCCGCCGCTGCTGCTGGCCGACGAGCCCGCGGGCAGCCTGGACAGCAAGGGCACCCGCGAGGTGATGCGGCTGCTGACCCGCTTCCACCAGCGCGGTCAGACGATCCTGCTGGTCACCCATGACGCGCGGCTCGCGAGCGCCGCGGACCGGGTGATCAGCTTCTTCGACGGGCGCATCGCCGACGACGCCGAACTGGACGCCGGCCCGCCCCCGAGCCGCCGGTCCGGCACGTCCGCCGTGCTGGAACTCAAGGACTGA